From a region of the Coprococcus comes ATCC 27758 genome:
- the dnaB gene encoding replicative DNA helicase, producing the protein MDEALIKRVPPHSIEAEQSVVGAILMDRDAITVAAEIICGDDFYQKAYGVIFDSVVELFNEGKPVDLITLQNRLREKAVPEEISSLEFVRDLVTAVPTSANVKYYAEIVSEKATLRRLIKMNEAIADECYQGQEPLEAILERTEKQVFELVQNRGGNGEYVPIKQVVLNALEKIEKASKSKGTVTGIPTGFIDLDYKTSGLQPSDLILVAARPSMGKTAFVLNIAQHVAFKQNRTVAIFSLEMSKEQLVNRLFSLESYVDAQLLRTGNLKDSDWEKLIEGAGTIGRSNLIIDDTPGISISEMRSKCRKYKMEHNLELIIIDYLQLMSGSVGGRNESRQQEISDISRSLKALARELSVPVIALSQLSRAVEQRPDHRPMLSDLRESGAIEQDADVVMFIYRDDYYNKDTEHVNEAEIIIAKQRNGPIGTVTLTWLPQYTKFANSERKVVDGE; encoded by the coding sequence ATGGATGAAGCACTCATTAAGAGAGTACCGCCACACAGCATAGAGGCAGAGCAGTCTGTTGTTGGAGCGATACTGATGGACCGGGATGCGATTACAGTAGCTGCCGAGATCATTTGTGGAGATGACTTTTATCAAAAGGCATATGGTGTAATTTTCGATTCAGTGGTAGAACTTTTTAATGAGGGAAAACCCGTTGACCTGATTACACTGCAGAACCGTCTGCGTGAAAAAGCTGTTCCGGAAGAGATCAGTAGTCTTGAATTTGTCCGGGATCTGGTAACAGCAGTTCCAACCTCGGCAAATGTAAAGTATTATGCTGAGATCGTCTCTGAAAAAGCAACGTTGAGGCGTCTGATCAAGATGAATGAAGCGATTGCGGATGAATGTTATCAGGGGCAGGAGCCGCTGGAGGCGATCCTTGAAAGGACAGAGAAGCAGGTTTTTGAGCTGGTGCAGAACCGCGGAGGAAACGGTGAATACGTGCCGATCAAGCAGGTAGTGTTAAATGCCCTTGAGAAAATTGAGAAAGCATCTAAGAGTAAGGGAACTGTTACAGGAATTCCGACTGGATTTATTGACCTGGATTACAAGACATCCGGTCTGCAGCCCTCCGATCTGATCCTGGTCGCAGCCCGTCCTTCTATGGGTAAGACGGCGTTTGTACTGAACATTGCACAGCATGTGGCGTTTAAACAGAATCGTACAGTTGCCATATTCAGTCTGGAAATGTCAAAGGAACAGCTGGTAAACCGTCTGTTCTCGCTGGAATCCTATGTAGATGCACAGCTTTTAAGAACTGGTAATCTGAAGGATTCTGACTGGGAAAAGCTGATCGAAGGTGCCGGAACAATTGGAAGATCGAACCTGATCATTGATGATACACCGGGTATTTCGATTTCGGAAATGCGTTCCAAATGCAGAAAATATAAAATGGAACATAATCTTGAGCTGATCATCATCGACTACCTGCAGTTGATGAGCGGAAGTGTTGGTGGACGTAATGAGTCCCGTCAACAGGAAATTTCCGATATTTCCCGTTCCTTAAAAGCGCTTGCCCGAGAATTAAGTGTGCCGGTCATTGCGCTGTCACAGCTGAGCCGTGCGGTTGAGCAGAGACCAGATCACAGACCGATGCTTTCTGATCTGCGTGAGTCCGGAGCAATCGAGCAGGATGCCGACGTGGTTATGTTCATTTATCGAGATGATTATTATAATAAGGATACGGAGCATGTCAATGAGGCAGAGATCATTATTGCCAAACAGAGAAACGGTCCGATTGGAACCGTAACGCTTACATGGCTTCCGCAGTACACGAAATTTGCCAATTCAGAACGAAAAGTTGTGGATGGGGAATAA
- the rplI gene encoding 50S ribosomal protein L9 — MKVILLEDVKSLGKKGEVVNVSDGYARNFIFKKNLGLEANGKNLNDLKLQKQNEEKVAQEHLEAAQELAKKLEAAKVELKIKTGEGGRTFGSVSSKEIAIAVKEQLGYDLDKKKIQIKEAIRTPGMHLVPVKLHQKVTAELKVHVGEA; from the coding sequence ATGAAAGTTATTTTATTGGAAGATGTAAAATCCCTTGGGAAAAAAGGTGAGGTTGTAAATGTAAGTGACGGATATGCAAGAAACTTCATTTTCAAAAAAAACCTTGGACTGGAAGCAAATGGAAAGAATTTAAATGACTTAAAGCTTCAGAAACAGAATGAAGAAAAGGTTGCACAGGAGCATCTGGAAGCAGCGCAGGAACTTGCAAAGAAATTAGAGGCAGCAAAAGTAGAACTCAAGATCAAGACCGGGGAAGGTGGAAGAACATTCGGTTCTGTGTCTTCAAAGGAAATTGCAATTGCAGTAAAAGAACAGCTGGGATATGATCTTGATAAGAAAAAGATCCAGATCAAAGAAGCAATCCGTACACCTGGAATGCATCTTGTACCGGTCAAACTTCACCAGAAAGTGACTGCTGAATTAAAAGTGCACGTTGGGGAAGCTTAG
- a CDS encoding DHH family phosphoesterase produces MKKDIKLKGQLKLYMQWPGIMILFLILMNIWIFRMDRKAGLLMSAFVLVYAVVIGIMYFYNKSLILADMVEFAAQYGIVQNTLLKELSIPYAILLDDGKIIWTNTQFREVLGTTIRKDTYLSKYIPELNRGVFPKEENESVSLEFNYLDRDYQAEIQCVSVEGFSETEQLLEIPEEKEYFIAIHLQDVTELNRYIRANEEQRLVAGLVYIDNYEEVMESVEEVRQSLLVALIDRKINQYIADFSGIVKKLEKDKYFVVIKKESFNRMEKDRFSLLDEVKGVSIGNQIPVTLSIGLGLSTDTYAAGYNYARIAIDLALARGGDQVVVKNNKGISYYGGKREQTAKNTRVKARVKAEALREFITGKERVIVMGHKMADVDSFGAAIGIYRAASAMKKKVNIVLNDISVTLRPLYEAFTDDPKYPDDLFVTSHEAEELADDNTMVVVVDTNKPKMTECERLLRLTKTIAVLDHHRQSDEVIENAVLSYIEPYASSACEMVAEVLQYIGDDLRLNSMEANSMYAGILVDTNNFMSRTGVRTFEAAAYLRRCGADVTYVRKLLRDDMASYRAKAAVISSAEVYRDVFAIARGEHLGIESPTIIGAQASNELLNIEEIKASFVLTEYNGKIYISARSIDEINVQIIMERLGGGGHINTAGAQFPYSDMERAIETLKKTIDIMIEEGDI; encoded by the coding sequence ATGAAAAAGGATATAAAGTTAAAGGGACAACTGAAATTGTATATGCAATGGCCGGGAATTATGATTCTTTTCCTTATCCTGATGAATATCTGGATCTTCAGGATGGATCGAAAGGCCGGGCTGCTTATGAGTGCGTTTGTGCTGGTTTATGCAGTCGTCATTGGCATTATGTATTTTTACAATAAGTCTCTGATTCTGGCAGACATGGTAGAGTTTGCAGCGCAGTACGGGATTGTCCAGAATACACTTCTGAAGGAACTTTCGATTCCGTATGCGATTTTACTGGATGATGGAAAAATCATCTGGACGAACACACAGTTTCGGGAAGTCCTTGGGACGACTATCCGGAAGGATACCTATCTGAGTAAATATATTCCGGAGTTGAACCGGGGCGTATTTCCAAAGGAAGAGAATGAATCGGTAAGCCTGGAATTCAATTATCTTGACAGAGATTATCAGGCTGAGATCCAGTGCGTATCGGTCGAAGGTTTCAGTGAGACAGAGCAGCTTCTGGAGATACCGGAGGAAAAGGAATATTTTATTGCGATACATCTTCAGGATGTGACAGAGCTGAACCGGTATATCCGGGCGAATGAAGAGCAGCGGCTGGTGGCCGGACTGGTTTATATTGATAACTATGAAGAGGTCATGGAAAGTGTCGAGGAAGTAAGGCAGTCTCTTCTGGTGGCATTGATCGACCGTAAGATCAACCAGTATATTGCGGATTTTTCCGGTATTGTGAAGAAGCTTGAGAAAGACAAATATTTTGTTGTAATTAAAAAAGAAAGCTTCAATCGAATGGAAAAAGACCGTTTTTCTTTACTTGATGAAGTAAAAGGAGTCAGTATCGGCAATCAGATTCCGGTTACACTAAGTATTGGGCTTGGACTCAGTACAGATACCTATGCTGCAGGATATAATTATGCCCGTATAGCGATCGATCTTGCACTTGCAAGAGGCGGAGATCAGGTAGTTGTGAAGAATAACAAGGGAATCAGCTATTATGGCGGAAAGCGTGAGCAGACTGCTAAGAATACCCGAGTAAAAGCAAGAGTAAAAGCAGAAGCACTCCGGGAGTTTATCACCGGAAAAGAGCGTGTGATCGTAATGGGACATAAGATGGCAGATGTGGATTCATTTGGTGCGGCAATCGGTATTTACCGGGCAGCAAGTGCGATGAAAAAGAAAGTCAATATTGTCCTGAACGATATTTCTGTGACACTCAGACCGCTTTATGAAGCATTTACTGATGATCCGAAGTATCCGGATGATCTGTTTGTGACTTCCCATGAGGCGGAGGAACTGGCAGATGACAATACAATGGTAGTTGTTGTTGACACCAATAAGCCAAAGATGACAGAATGTGAACGCCTGCTTCGTCTGACGAAGACGATTGCAGTTCTGGATCACCACAGACAGAGTGATGAAGTGATTGAGAATGCGGTTCTGTCGTATATTGAGCCATATGCTTCCTCGGCGTGTGAGATGGTAGCAGAGGTTCTTCAGTATATCGGCGATGATCTGCGTTTGAATTCCATGGAAGCGAACAGTATGTATGCAGGTATTCTGGTTGATACCAACAATTTCATGTCCAGAACAGGAGTCCGGACCTTTGAGGCGGCTGCGTACCTGAGAAGATGTGGCGCAGATGTTACTTATGTAAGAAAACTCCTCCGTGATGATATGGCATCTTACCGGGCAAAAGCTGCAGTAATCAGCAGTGCTGAGGTATATCGGGATGTATTTGCGATCGCGCGAGGCGAACATCTGGGAATTGAAAGTCCCACTATTATCGGAGCACAGGCGTCAAATGAGCTTCTCAATATTGAGGAGATTAAGGCTTCTTTTGTACTGACTGAATATAATGGTAAGATTTACATCAGTGCACGTTCCATTGATGAGATCAATGTACAGATCATTATGGAGCGGCTCGGCGGAGGCGGTCATATCAACACTGCCGGTGCCCAGTTTCCATATTCCGATATGGAAAGAGCGATTGAAACTCTGAAAAAGACAATCGATATTATGATAGAAGAAGGAGATATTTAA
- the galE gene encoding UDP-glucose 4-epimerase GalE, with product MAILVTGGAGFIGSHTCVEMLNAGYEVIVVDNLCNASEEAIRRVEKITGKNVTFYKADIRDKEALDQIFDKESVECVIHFAGLKAVGESVAKPLEYYQNNIAGTLTLCDVMRNHNVKNIIFSSSATVYGDPAFIPITEECPKGTCTNPYGWTKWMLEQILTDLHKADPEWNVVLLRYFNPIGAHESGLMGEDPKGIPNNLLPYIAQVAIGKLECLGVFGDDYDTPDGTGVRDYIHVVDLAIGHVKALKKIQEKSGVSIYNLGTGVGYSVLDVLHAFEKACGKEIPYQIKPRRAGDIATCYCNAEKAKNELGWVAERGIDKMCEDSWRWQTMNPNGYEA from the coding sequence ATGGCAATTTTAGTAACAGGCGGAGCCGGATTTATCGGCAGTCACACATGTGTAGAGATGCTGAATGCAGGATATGAAGTTATTGTAGTAGATAATCTTTGCAATGCTTCTGAAGAAGCAATCAGACGTGTAGAGAAGATCACCGGTAAGAACGTTACATTTTATAAAGCAGATATCAGAGATAAAGAAGCACTGGATCAGATTTTTGACAAAGAAAGTGTAGAATGTGTCATTCATTTCGCAGGACTTAAAGCAGTCGGAGAATCTGTTGCAAAGCCACTTGAATATTATCAGAACAATATTGCAGGAACACTTACACTTTGTGATGTTATGCGTAACCATAATGTGAAGAACATCATCTTCAGTTCTTCAGCAACGGTATATGGTGATCCGGCATTTATCCCGATTACAGAAGAATGCCCGAAGGGAACCTGTACGAATCCTTATGGATGGACAAAATGGATGCTTGAACAGATCCTGACAGACCTGCATAAGGCAGATCCGGAGTGGAATGTTGTTCTTCTTCGTTACTTCAATCCGATCGGCGCACATGAGAGCGGACTGATGGGAGAAGATCCGAAGGGTATCCCGAACAACCTGCTTCCATATATTGCACAGGTTGCAATCGGTAAGCTGGAATGCCTGGGGGTATTTGGTGATGATTATGATACACCGGACGGAACAGGTGTGAGAGACTACATCCATGTGGTTGACCTTGCAATTGGACACGTAAAGGCGCTGAAGAAGATCCAGGAAAAATCAGGCGTAAGCATTTATAATCTTGGAACCGGAGTGGGATATTCAGTACTGGATGTATTGCATGCATTTGAAAAAGCATGTGGAAAAGAGATCCCTTACCAGATCAAGCCAAGAAGAGCCGGAGATATCGCAACATGCTACTGTAATGCAGAAAAAGCAAAGAACGAGCTCGGATGGGTTGCAGAACGCGGAATCGACAAGATGTGTGAGGATTCATGGAGATGGCAGACAATGAATCCGAATGGATATGAAGCTTAA